Proteins from a single region of Myxococcales bacterium:
- the metH gene encoding methionine synthase, with protein sequence MDLLASARKRILLLDGAMGTEIQSLRLPDEAFDGKTGCNEILVLTVPEKIREIHLNYLRAGADVIETNTFGANPLVLAEYGLAEKTEIINETAARLAREAVAEIGTADRPRFVSGSIGPGTKLPTLGQIGYEELFENYSRQIAGLLDGGVDLLQIETVQDLLQAKAVLAAAAAVMARKRRVPLYVSVTIEQTGTLLTGTDLPGAIAILEPFGIDILGLNCATGPLAMRPHLETLAGLWPGLIGVYPNAGLPLPCATGICYPESPEAFAQTLRRFLAELPIHFVGGCCGTTPAHIRRLAAAIAELQPLPSRAVAVPALASLFNAVTIRQDPPPLFVGERANATGSKAFRDALLAGDHDAAFEILNEQADYGSHAADLSVAYAGQDEAAHMDALMRRAAKECRLPIFIDSNLSAVVEIALRRYPGRAVINSINLEDGGKRAAAICPLARQFGAGIICLTIDEDGMAMTADRKVSIAKRLVELCVREYGLRPQDLFIDTLTFTIGSGDPSLRGAAVETMEAIRRVKVEIPGVHCLLGLSNVSFGLSPKSRKVLNSVFLDCCLKVGLDAAILNPKHIFPLAQLNETDVERALDLIYARSADGRDPLEAFINHFAGRPELEDEKQTAALPPAEAVFQGITKGQTALVLKNLPALLAARSAEDILNDLLVPAMKQVGEWFGAGKMQLPFVLKSAEAMKRAVDALKPHFGAAGPAGPAKKLLLATVRGDVHDIGKNLVDIIVGNNGFAVANIGIKVPVEVIMSETKKQGADAVGMSGLLVSSALIMAENLRAMTDAGLTLPVLVGGAALTPEFVRDTLAPAYPNGTVTYCADAFAGLQAMQEIAAGRSPVSPAPSTESPLTRDSYAPEPLRIARIEAPVPPFWGSRVTRSLPLDSVLSYVNKIALFRGRWGYRRGDLPRDEFQRLMRTEVQPKFRELVRVVKAEKLFAPQIVHGYFHGRAEGDAVVVEHEGRVWRFPFPRRRTEPRLCLADFLRPDDDTVGFFVVTLGGATAERGREIFARHEYLDYFLLHGLAVEVTDALAEYAHETMRHELGIGEPRRLNWQELVTQKYRGSRYGFGYPACPDLAAHRAVFDLLQPERLGVELAESDQLVPEYSTAAIVLHHPQAKYFAV encoded by the coding sequence TTGGATCTGTTAGCGTCGGCTCGAAAACGTATTCTTTTGCTTGACGGCGCCATGGGCACCGAGATTCAATCTTTGCGCCTACCGGACGAAGCCTTCGACGGGAAAACCGGCTGCAACGAAATACTCGTTCTGACCGTACCGGAAAAAATCCGTGAAATTCATTTGAATTATCTGCGCGCGGGCGCGGATGTGATCGAAACCAATACCTTCGGCGCCAATCCGCTCGTCCTGGCCGAATACGGGCTGGCCGAAAAAACCGAAATAATCAACGAAACCGCCGCCCGCCTGGCGCGTGAGGCCGTCGCCGAAATCGGCACCGCCGACCGGCCGCGTTTCGTTTCGGGCTCGATCGGGCCGGGAACCAAACTCCCGACCCTGGGACAGATCGGTTACGAGGAATTGTTCGAGAATTATTCCCGCCAGATCGCCGGCCTACTCGACGGCGGCGTAGACCTGCTGCAGATCGAAACGGTGCAGGACCTGTTGCAAGCCAAGGCCGTTCTCGCCGCGGCCGCGGCCGTCATGGCCCGCAAGCGGCGCGTGCCGCTGTACGTTTCGGTGACGATCGAACAAACCGGCACGCTGCTGACCGGCACCGATCTGCCGGGCGCGATCGCGATTCTCGAACCCTTCGGCATCGATATCCTGGGGCTGAACTGCGCCACCGGCCCGCTGGCGATGCGCCCGCACCTGGAAACCCTCGCCGGACTCTGGCCCGGATTGATCGGCGTTTACCCCAATGCCGGCCTGCCACTGCCGTGCGCGACCGGGATCTGCTATCCGGAATCGCCGGAAGCCTTTGCGCAAACATTGCGCCGTTTTCTCGCGGAACTGCCGATTCATTTCGTCGGTGGTTGCTGCGGCACGACGCCCGCGCACATCCGCCGCCTGGCCGCCGCGATCGCGGAGTTGCAACCGCTGCCGTCGCGGGCCGTCGCCGTGCCGGCGCTCGCCAGCCTGTTTAACGCCGTCACGATCCGCCAGGATCCGCCGCCGCTGTTTGTCGGCGAACGCGCCAACGCCACCGGCAGCAAGGCCTTCCGCGACGCGCTGCTGGCCGGCGATCACGACGCGGCGTTTGAAATCCTGAACGAGCAGGCCGATTACGGCAGTCACGCCGCCGACCTGTCGGTCGCCTACGCCGGCCAGGATGAAGCGGCGCACATGGACGCGCTGATGCGGCGCGCCGCCAAGGAATGCCGGCTGCCGATTTTCATCGATTCGAACCTGTCCGCGGTGGTGGAAATCGCGCTTCGGCGGTATCCGGGCCGAGCGGTGATCAATTCGATCAATCTCGAGGACGGCGGCAAGCGGGCGGCGGCGATCTGTCCCCTGGCCCGCCAATTCGGCGCCGGGATCATCTGCCTGACGATCGACGAGGACGGCATGGCGATGACCGCCGACCGCAAGGTGTCGATCGCCAAACGGTTGGTCGAGCTGTGCGTCCGGGAATACGGCCTGCGCCCGCAGGACCTGTTCATCGACACGCTCACCTTCACCATCGGCTCGGGCGATCCGAGCCTGCGCGGCGCGGCGGTGGAAACGATGGAGGCCATCCGGCGCGTCAAAGTGGAAATCCCCGGCGTGCACTGCCTGCTGGGCTTGTCGAACGTCAGTTTCGGGTTGTCGCCCAAGAGCCGCAAGGTGCTCAATTCGGTGTTTCTGGATTGTTGCCTGAAAGTCGGCCTCGACGCGGCGATTCTCAATCCCAAGCACATCTTTCCGCTGGCGCAATTGAACGAGACCGATGTCGAGCGCGCACTCGATCTGATTTACGCCCGCTCGGCCGACGGCCGCGATCCGCTGGAGGCGTTCATCAACCATTTCGCAGGCCGGCCCGAACTGGAAGACGAAAAACAGACGGCGGCGCTGCCCCCGGCCGAGGCGGTGTTTCAGGGCATCACTAAGGGGCAGACCGCGCTCGTGCTGAAAAACCTGCCGGCGCTGCTCGCCGCGCGTTCGGCGGAAGACATTCTCAACGACTTGCTCGTCCCCGCCATGAAGCAGGTCGGCGAATGGTTCGGCGCGGGAAAAATGCAATTGCCCTTCGTGCTGAAAAGCGCCGAAGCGATGAAACGCGCGGTGGACGCGCTCAAGCCCCATTTCGGGGCGGCCGGCCCGGCGGGCCCCGCGAAAAAACTGCTGCTGGCCACGGTGCGCGGCGATGTGCACGACATCGGCAAGAACCTGGTGGACATCATCGTCGGCAACAACGGTTTCGCCGTGGCCAACATCGGCATCAAGGTGCCGGTCGAAGTCATCATGAGCGAGACGAAAAAACAGGGCGCCGACGCGGTGGGCATGTCCGGCCTGCTGGTCAGTTCGGCATTGATCATGGCCGAAAACCTGCGGGCGATGACCGACGCCGGTCTGACGCTGCCTGTGCTGGTCGGCGGGGCCGCGCTGACGCCGGAATTCGTGCGCGACACGCTGGCGCCGGCCTACCCGAACGGCACGGTCACTTACTGCGCCGACGCCTTCGCCGGCCTGCAAGCCATGCAGGAAATCGCCGCCGGGCGCTCGCCCGTCTCGCCGGCGCCGTCAACGGAAAGCCCGTTGACCCGCGATTCCTACGCGCCGGAGCCGCTACGCATCGCCCGGATCGAGGCGCCCGTTCCGCCCTTCTGGGGCAGCCGGGTCACGCGATCGCTGCCGCTGGATTCGGTGCTGAGCTACGTCAACAAAATCGCCTTATTCCGCGGGCGCTGGGGTTACCGGCGCGGCGACCTGCCCCGGGACGAATTCCAGCGCCTCATGCGGACGGAAGTGCAGCCCAAATTCCGCGAGCTGGTGCGCGTGGTCAAAGCCGAAAAACTGTTCGCGCCGCAAATCGTCCACGGCTATTTCCACGGCCGTGCCGAGGGCGACGCGGTGGTGGTCGAACACGAGGGGCGCGTCTGGCGGTTCCCCTTCCCGCGCCGCCGGACCGAGCCGCGCCTCTGCCTCGCCGATTTTCTGCGGCCGGACGACGACACGGTCGGCTTTTTCGTCGTAACGCTCGGCGGCGCGACGGCGGAACGCGGCCGGGAGATTTTCGCCCGGCACGAATACCTCGACTACTTCCTGCTGCACGGGCTGGCGGTCGAGGTGACCGACGCGTTGGCCGAATACGCGCACGAAACGATGCGCCACGAGCTGGGCATCGGCGAACCGCGACGCCTGAACTGGCAGGAACTGGTGACGCAAAAATATCGAGGCAGCCGGTACGGCTTCGGTTATCCGGCCTGCCCCGACCTGGCCGCGCACCGGGCCGTCTTCGATCTGCTGCAACCCGAACGCCTCGGCGTTGAGCTGGCCGAGTCCGATCAGCTGGTGCCGGAGTATTCGACGGCGGCGATCGTGCTGCACCATCCGCAAGCGAAGTACTTCGCGGTGTAA